In a single window of the Pseudodesulfovibrio profundus genome:
- a CDS encoding DsrE family protein, whose product MQILLTLSSSDPEIKWNTVRFGNFLLNAGEEVTIFLNGPSVDLTKGDCADYPIAEQAKLFTLSEGVLAAUGKCMSIHGVDENDLCTLSNMQFLYEEMAKADKIMNF is encoded by the coding sequence ATGCAAATACTCTTAACGCTTTCATCGAGTGATCCCGAGATAAAATGGAATACGGTTCGCTTCGGCAACTTCCTTCTCAATGCCGGGGAGGAAGTAACCATCTTTCTTAATGGCCCTTCTGTCGATCTGACCAAAGGTGATTGTGCAGACTACCCCATCGCTGAACAGGCCAAGCTATTCACACTCAGCGAAGGCGTCCTGGCCGCCTGAGGCAAGTGCATGAGCATCCACGGTGTGGATGAAAATGATCTCTGTACGTTATCCAATATGCAGTTTCTCTACGAAGAAATGGCTAAAGCGGACAAAATCATGAACTTCTAA
- the thrS gene encoding threonine--tRNA ligase, whose protein sequence is MQIEVSGKQVDLADGASCADALSEGLSKKQFKKVVAAKCGESLIDLGATVPTACTTLEPVFADSEEGLDIIRHSTAHLMAEAVKKLFPTAQVTIGPSIKDGFYYDFDYERPFTPEDLEAIEKEMLSSVGANKEFSVQTMSADEARAYFAEKGEDYKGELIDDLGGEEFTVYTHGEFADLCRGPHVARTGMLKAFKLLSVAGAYWRGDEKNKQLQRIYGTAWQDPKALKKHLNRLEEAKKRDHRKLGTQLDLFSFNEEVGPGMALWHPKGMLLRAILEDFERKEHLKRGYDLVQGPLILKRELWEKSGHYDNYRENMYFTEIDEQAYGVKPMNCLAHMIIYKRKIMSYRELPQRYFELGVVHRHEKSGVLHGLMRVRTFTQDDAHLICRPDQIEAEILDLMQFYSDVYSLFDYDFQVELSTRPEKSIGSDEAWDVATEALRQALEKSGMDYTINEGDGAFYGPKIDFHLLDSIGRSWQCGTIQVDFTLPERFDIVYVGEDGERHRPVMIHRAMLGSIERFIGMLTEHCAGAYPVWLAPVQARLMNVTDAQLDFVEKAKRLFAAKGIRIEADTRNEKLGYKIREAQVEKIPYMLVIGDKEVEAGCVNIRSRDGDDPGLVTLEEAAQLILDAAKAPFEAGGMSYSFSG, encoded by the coding sequence GTGCAGATTGAAGTTTCCGGCAAGCAGGTTGACCTGGCTGACGGCGCTTCGTGCGCCGATGCCCTCAGTGAAGGGCTGTCGAAAAAGCAGTTCAAGAAAGTAGTGGCAGCCAAATGTGGCGAGTCACTTATTGATCTTGGCGCAACCGTACCGACTGCCTGCACCACTCTTGAGCCCGTCTTCGCAGATAGCGAAGAGGGGCTGGATATTATCCGACACTCCACTGCCCACCTGATGGCCGAAGCGGTCAAAAAACTGTTCCCTACGGCACAGGTGACCATCGGTCCTTCCATCAAGGACGGCTTTTACTACGATTTCGATTACGAACGTCCGTTCACTCCCGAAGACCTTGAGGCCATCGAGAAGGAAATGCTTTCTTCGGTTGGTGCCAACAAGGAATTTTCCGTACAGACCATGTCTGCTGATGAAGCGCGTGCCTACTTTGCGGAGAAGGGTGAGGATTACAAGGGCGAACTCATAGACGATCTGGGCGGAGAAGAATTCACTGTGTATACGCACGGTGAATTTGCTGATTTGTGCCGTGGTCCTCATGTGGCCCGCACCGGCATGCTCAAAGCCTTCAAGCTGCTTTCCGTGGCTGGTGCCTACTGGCGTGGAGATGAGAAAAACAAGCAGTTGCAGCGTATATACGGTACTGCCTGGCAGGACCCCAAGGCGTTGAAAAAGCACCTGAACCGACTGGAAGAAGCCAAGAAGCGCGACCATCGCAAGCTCGGCACCCAGCTTGACCTGTTCTCCTTCAATGAAGAAGTCGGACCGGGCATGGCTCTGTGGCACCCCAAAGGGATGCTGCTTCGGGCTATCCTTGAGGACTTCGAGCGCAAGGAACACCTCAAGCGCGGGTATGATCTGGTTCAGGGACCGCTGATTCTCAAGCGCGAGCTGTGGGAAAAGTCCGGTCACTATGACAATTACCGTGAAAACATGTATTTCACGGAGATCGATGAGCAGGCCTACGGCGTCAAGCCCATGAACTGCCTGGCTCACATGATCATTTATAAGCGCAAGATCATGAGCTATCGTGAACTGCCGCAGCGCTATTTCGAGCTCGGCGTTGTTCACCGCCACGAAAAGTCCGGCGTCCTGCATGGGTTGATGCGTGTTCGCACCTTCACTCAGGATGATGCGCACCTTATTTGTCGCCCGGATCAGATCGAGGCTGAGATTCTTGATCTCATGCAGTTCTACAGTGATGTATACTCGCTGTTTGATTACGATTTCCAGGTGGAGCTTTCTACGCGCCCGGAGAAATCCATTGGCTCGGACGAAGCTTGGGACGTGGCAACCGAAGCGTTGCGTCAGGCCCTTGAAAAGTCCGGCATGGATTACACTATCAACGAAGGCGACGGGGCGTTTTATGGTCCCAAGATCGACTTCCATCTTCTGGATTCAATCGGCCGTTCCTGGCAGTGTGGTACCATTCAGGTGGATTTCACCTTGCCAGAGCGCTTTGACATAGTATATGTGGGCGAGGACGGTGAACGTCACAGGCCAGTCATGATCCATCGGGCCATGCTCGGATCCATTGAACGTTTCATCGGCATGTTGACGGAACACTGCGCAGGTGCGTATCCTGTGTGGCTTGCTCCGGTGCAGGCGCGTCTGATGAATGTAACGGACGCACAATTAGATTTTGTTGAAAAAGCCAAGCGTCTCTTTGCCGCAAAAGGCATCCGCATTGAAGCGGATACTCGCAATGAGAAACTGGGTTATAAGATTCGGGAAGCTCAAGTTGAGAAAATCCCGTATATGCTTGTAATCGGTGATAAAGAGGTTGAGGCTGGATGTGTCAATATTCGCTCACGCGATGGTGACGATCCGGGTTTGGTGACACTGGAAGAAGCCGCGCAGCTCATTTTGGATGCTGCGAAGGCGCCTTTCGAAGCAGGAGGAATGAGCTATAGCTTTTCGGGGTAA